From a region of the Gossypium raimondii isolate GPD5lz chromosome 10, ASM2569854v1, whole genome shotgun sequence genome:
- the LOC105776650 gene encoding 2-isopropylmalate synthase 2, chloroplastic: MASSILISSKFSPFHFPSPKSSLFLPSPTSLHFLSSNPPCFPSFPSKSLPKAKSLLISSSLAPTPPTPLRRPLYIPNHIPDPNYVRIFDTTLRDGEQSPGATLTSKEKLDIARQLAKLGVDIIEAGFPAASKDDFEAVTAIAKEVGNAEDENGYVPVICGLSRCNENDIKAAWEAVKYAKRPRIHTFIATSGIHLEYKLRKSKEEVLDIARSMVRFARSLGCNDVEFSPEDAGRSDREFLYEILGEVIKAGATTLNIPDTVGITMPSEFGQLIADIKANTPGIENVIISTHCQNDLGLSTANTLAGAFAGARQVEVTINGIGERAGNASLEEVVMAIKCRGEHVLGGLYTGINTQHIVMSSKMVEDYTGLHIQPHKAIVGANAFAHESGIHQDGMLKHKGTYEIISPEDIGLERSNEAGIVLGKLSGRHALKDRLKELGYELDDEQLGNIFWRFKAVAEQKKRVTDADLIALVSDEVFQPEVVWKLHDLQVTCGTLGLSTATVKLIGADGEEHVACSVGTGPVDSAYKAIDLITKEPVTLLEYSMNAVTEGIDAIATTRVLIRAEKSRISTNILTGEIVQRTFSGTGAGMDIVVSSVKAYIGALNKMLGLKEQYQTKASIERTPVSA; the protein is encoded by the exons ATGGCTTCCTCCATCTTAATTTCCTCCAAGTTCTCTCCCTTTCATTTTCCCTCTCCCAAATCCTCccttttcctcccttctcccaCTTCCCTCCACTTCCTTTCTTCCAACCCACCCTGTTTCCCTTCTTTTCCTTCCAAATCATTACCCAAGGCCAAGTCTCTTCTCATTTCCTCTTCTTTAGCCCCTACTCCCCCCACTCCCCTCCGCCGTCCTCTTTACATTCCCAACCATATTCCAGACCCCAACTACGTGCGCATCTTCGACACCACTCTCCGCGATGGCGAACAATCTCCTGGCGCCACCTTGACTTCCAAGGAGAAGCTTGATATTGCACGTCAGCTAGCCAAGCTTGGCGTCGATATAATAGAAGCTGGGTTTCCCGCTGCTTCCAAAGACGATTTTGAAGCTGTTACGGCCATTGCTAAAGAGGTTGGAAATGCGGAGGATGAGAATGGGTATGTGCCTGTCATTTGTGGACTCTCTAGGTGTAATGAGAACGATATTAAGGCCGCTTGGGAGGCGGTTAAGTACGCCAAACGGCCCAGGATTCATACATTTATCGCTACCAGTGGTATCCATTTGGAGTATAAGTTAAGGAAGAGTAAAGAGGAGGTTTTGGATATCGCTAGAAGTATGGTTCGGTTTGCAAGGAGTTTGGGTTGTAATGATGTCGAGTTTAGCCCCGAAGACGCCGGCAG ATCTGACAGAGAGTTTTTATATGAGATTTTGGGTGAAGTGATCAAGGCTGGAGCGACAACTCTCAACATACCTGATACTGTTGGCATAACTATGCCTAGCGAGTTTGGCCAATTAATTGCTGATATAAAGGCCAATACCCCTGGAATTGAGAATGTTATTATTTCAACACACTGCCAAAACGATCTTGGGCTTTCTACTGCCAACACGCTAGCG GGAGCTTTTGCAGGTGCAAGGCAGGTGGAAGTAACAATCAATGGCATTGGAGAGAGAGCTGGAAATGCTTCATTGGAGGAG GTTGTGATGGCAATAAAATGTCGTGGCGAGCATGTATTAGGAGGTCTTTATACTGGAATCAATACTCAACACATTGTGATGTCAAGCAAAATG GTAGAGGACTACACGGGGTTACACATACAACCTCATAAGGCTATTGTCGGAGCCAATGCTTTTGCTCATGAAAGTGGTATCCACCAG GATGGAATGCTTAAGCACAAAGGtacttatgaaattatttcGCCTGAAGATATCGGGCTTGAACGGTCTAATGAAGCTGGTATTGTCCTAGGAAAACTTAG TGGACGGCATGCTTTAAAAGACCGATTGAAAGAG CTTGGTTATGAGCTTGACGATGAACAGCTTGGCAACATATTCTGGCGCTTCAAAGCAGTAGCTGAACAAAAGAAG AGAGTCACTGATGCTGATCTAATAGCCTTGGTTTCGGATGAAGTTTTTCAACCTGAAGTTGTTTGGAAGCTTCATGATCTGCAG GTTACTTGTGGAACTCTTGGCCTTTCTACTGCCACAGTTAAACTCATTGGTGCTGATGGCGAGGAGCATGTTGCATGCTCAGTTGGAACTGGGCCAGTAGATTCAGCTTATAAAGCTATTGATCTCATTACAAAG GAACCAGTCACACTTCTTGAGTACTCCATGAATGCCGTTACAGAAGGCATTGATGCTATAGCCACCACCCGCGTTCTAATTCGTGCTGAGAAAAGCCGCATATCAACTAATATTTTGACCGGTGAAATTGTTCAGCGAACATTCAG TGGAACTGGGGCAGGAATGGATATCGTTGTTTCCAGTGTCAAggcttatattggtgcattaaaTAAGATGTTGGGTTTAAAGGAACAATATCAGACAAAAGCTTCGATAGAACGAACTCCGGTTTCTGCTTAA